TCGCGATCGCCTCGTCGCGCGGAAGCACACCCGACACGGCGAAGAAGCAGGTCTGCATGATGGTGTTGATGCGGCCGCCCATCCCCGCCTCGCGGGCGACGACCGAGGCGTCGATGACGTGGAGCTTCAGGTTCCGCTCGAGAATCTTCTCCTGCGCCTCGCGGGGAAGTGTGTCCCAGATCGCGTCCGGACCCCGCGTGGAGTTGATCAGCACGACCGCACCGTCCGCGGCGACGTCGAGGAGATCTATTCGCGAGAGGAAGTCCTCCTGGTGGCACGCGACGAAGCTGGCGCGGCGAATCAGGTAGGACGATCGGATCGGGCGCGGGCCGAACCTCAGGTGCGAGATCGTCACCGCCCCGGACTTCTTGGAGTCGTAGACGAAGTAACCCTGCGCGTGGTTCGGCGTCTCCTCCCCGATGATCTTGATCGAGTTCTTGTTGGCCCCCACGGTGCCGTCGGCGCCGAGGCCGTAGAAGACGGCTCGCACGACGTCGGCCGGCTCGATGTCGAACTCCGGGTCGTACGGGAGCGACGTGTTCGAGACGTCGTCCTGAATGCCGATCGTGAACCGCCGTTTCGGCGTGGCCGACGCGAGATCGTCGCAGATCGCCTTGGCCATCGCCGGCGTGAACTCCTTCGATGAGAGGCCGTATCGGCCCCCCGTCACGGCCGGCTCGGAGGTGAAGCGCGTCGCCCCGTCGGCGAACGCCTCGTGGAGGGCCGCGACGACGTCGAGGAACAGGGGATCGCCGACGGCGCCGGGCTCTTTCGTGCGATCGAGCACGGCGATCCGGCGCGTGGTCACGGGGAGCGCCGCGACGAGGGCCGCCGTCGAAAAGGGACGGAAGAGGCGCACCTTGACCAGCCCCACCTTCTCGCCGCGCGCGGCGAGCCACTCGATCGTCTCGTGGGCCGTCTCGGCCCCCGATCCCATCATCACGAGCACACGCTCCGCCTCGGGGTGCCCGACGTAATCGAAGAGGCGGTAGCACCGGCCCGTCAGGGCGCCGAACCGATCCATCGTTCGCTGAACCACGTCGCCGCACGCGGCGTAATAGGGCGTGCACGCCTCGCGCGCCTGGAAGAAGGTGTCCGGGTTCTGGGCGGCGCCGCGGAGGACGGGATGATCCGGCGTGAGGGCCCTGCGGCGGTGATCGGCGACGCGCTCCTCGTCGATCATGAAGCGCAGGTCGTCGTCGGTGAGCGTCTCGATCTTCGCGACCTCGTGGGAGGTCCGGAAACCGTCGAAGAAGTGGAGGAACGGGATGCGCGCGGCGAGGGTCGCGGCGTGCGCGACGCAGGCGAAGTCGTGCGCCTCCTGCACGGAGCCCGCGGCGAGGAAGGCGAAGCCAGTCTGCCGGCAGGCCATCACGTCGGAGTGGTCGCCGAAGATCGACAGGGCATGGGTCGCGAGGGTGCGGGCCGACACGTGCATGCAGAACGAGGTCAGCTCCCCCGCGATCTTGTACATGTTGGGGATCATCAGGAGGAGACCCTGCGACGCCGTGAAGGTCGTCGTCAGGGCGCCGGCCTGGAGCGCGCCGTGAACCGCGCCGGCCGCGCCTCCCTCCGACTGCATCTCGATAACCTCGGGGACCGCCCCCCAGACGTTCGCGCGGCCGTGCGCCGACCACTCGTCGGCGAGCTCCCCCATGGTCGAGGACGGGGTGATCGGGTAGATCGCGATCACCTCGCTGACGCGGTGGGCGACGGAGGCGGCGGCCTCGTTTCCGTCGAGAGTGGACATCGATCGAGCGGCCATGCCGACCCCCCTGACTGCGGTTCTCCCGTGAGAATGAAATCCAGACATACGGAACAGCAAGGGGGGTGCCATGCGACGCAGGGGTGCGGGAAGGGCCACCCCTTGCCCCATCGCACGTTGGCCGGGCGTCGGGGCGGCGCGGGTGCGTCACTTCGCGCTCTGCGCGCAGTTCCTCACCTCCGGCCAGGCGGTCGATCTAGAATCAGCGCCCCGACTTCGAGGAGGAGAGAGTGACGGACCGCGCGCAGCTTCCCGGCGGGATAGGATTCCGCGCCAGGCTTCGACGCCTCATGCCGAGGGTGGCCCTCGTCTTCTGCCTGCTCGTCGCGGCGAAGGGGGCCCTCGCCCTGCTCGGGGTCGCTCCGGCCTCGAGACTCCGCGGGTTCGTCGACGGCCTGACAATCCTGAGCGGCCTTCTCGCCGCGGGCTACTACGTCCCCAAGGGCGTGCGCTGGCTCTGGCGGAAAACGCTGTGGCGGGTGCGGCGCCGGCTGGTCATCACGTATCTGTTCGTCGGTCTCACGCCGATCGTCCTGATGGCTTCGCTCGGGATCCTCGCGGGGTTCGTCGCCTCCGCGGAGGGGATGGCCGCCGCCGTGCGGCAGCAGCTCCGGTCCCTCGAGACGCAGGCGGCCGCCTCCGCGCGGCGCATCGCCGCCCGGCTCGCGTCCATCGATCCCGCGGACGCCGGCGTGGACGGCGTCGTGGCGCGCGAAGGCGAGGCGCTTCGCGATCTCCTTCCCGGCGCGCGCCTCGAGGCCTGGATCGCCGGCGCCGGCGCCGCGGGGTCGCGCGCGCGCGCGGTCTCCCGACCCGACGAGGCGGACGCACGGCCCCTCGGCGGCGACGACGGCGACGGGGCGCCCCTCCCCGCCTGGATCCCGAATGGAACGTTCGAGGGGCTGGTCTTCGTCCCGCCGGTGGACGAGTCGACCCGGTTCGGCTCGGGGACGATCCGGGCGATCGCGACGCAGGGAGGCGCGCACGGGGCCGTGACCGTGCTCGTGTCGGTGCCGATGAGCCGGTCGCTCGTCACGCGCCTGAGAGATGCCTCGCGCGTCGAGGTGCACCCGTACTTCGACCGGTCCCGCGTCAAGGTCGAGGAGTCGAGCATCGAGATCCCCGAGCCGGAGCGCCCGCCCGCCGCCGCGAGGAAGTCCGCCGCCCGCATCAGCATCGACGGCCAGGACATTCCGGCGAACGCGATCGATCAGCTCGGCGAGCCGCTCCCCGATGTCCCCTACCCTGTCATCGTTCCCGCCACCGACTGGGGCACCGGCAAGAGAGAGGACCGCGTCGCCTTCCTCTTCCCCTGGTCGTGGTCGCAGGCGGCCTCCCAGGTGCTCGGCGGGACGGAGATCGGCCGCATCTGGAAGATCGCGCTCGTCGCCGTCGCGCTGGTCTTCCTCCTCTTCGAGCTGATGGCGCTCCTCGCGGCGGTGCTCATCACGCGGGAGGTGACGGGCACGGTGCACGAGCTCCACCTCGCCACCGTCGCGGTGCGCCGCGGAGACTTCACCCACCGCGCGCGCAAGACGTCCCACGATCAGCTCGGCGAGCTGGCCGACGCATTCAACGACATGGCGGGGCACATCGGCGAGCTGCTCGACGAGCGCGTGGTGCGCGAGAGGCTCGAGCGCGAGGTGGAGATCGCGGCGGAGGTCCAGTCGAAGCTCTTCCCCCGAGCGCTCCCCGCGCTGTCGTCGGCGGAGATCACCGGAGAGTGCCGGGCCGCCCGCGGCGTCGCGGGCGACTACTTCGACTACATCACGGTGGCCCCGGGGCTGATCGCCATCGCCCTCGCCGACGTCTCGGGCAAGGGGATCTCCGCCTCCCTCCTGATGTCCAACCTCCAGGCGTCCCTGAGGGCGCAGGCCGGAATGCTCTCCGAGATCCCGGCGCGGCCCGTCGTCGCCGCCGGCGCCCCGCCCGGATCGCAGAGCGCGGGGGCGGTGGCGCTCCTCGCGTCGCGCCTGAACGCGCAGCTGTGCCGGGCCACCGACATCAACCGCTACGCCACTCTCTTCCTGGCCCTCTACGACGAGGGGTCGCGGGCCCTGCGGTACACGAACGCCGGACACAACGCGGCGATTCTCGTGCAGGAGGACGGATCGGTGACGCGGCTATCGCGGGGGGGGACGATCGTCGGCGCGTTCGAGGGAGCCTCCTACGAGGAGGCGGGCGCGGTGCTCAGCCGCGGCGCGATCGTCGTCGTCTTCTCGGACGGCATCAGCGAGGCAACGAACGCGGCGGGGGACGAGTTCGGAGAGGATCGCATCGCCACCCTCGCCGTCGCCAACCGGCATCGCAGCGCCGAGCAGATTCGGGACGGCCTCTTCTCGGCGGTGGACGCGTGGTCCGAGGGACTGGAGCGCAACGACGACCAGACTCTCGTGGTGCTGAGGGCGACGGCCGCGGCCGGCGGGCGTTGACCTGCGGGTGGGTCGGGGCTCTCCGCCGGGGGGAGGAGGGGGGAAAGCGGAGAGCCCCTCGAAGAATTTTCCCTAGCGAGACGGCTCGACGACGAGATCGCCGCTGCCGGTCTCCACGCTGATGCGGATGCGGCCGTCCCCGCGCCGGTAGCCCACGACCGTCCGATCCTTGAGGATGGGCTCCGCGTCGCGGAAGCGGCTCTGGATGTCGCCGCTCCCCTGGTCGGCGCGGACCTCGAAGCCCGAGTCGGGATCGAGCTCGAGCCTCACGTCGCCGCTGCCGGTGTCGGCCTTCACGCGCGCGAGGCGCGCGCCGCGCGCCTGGAGGTGGATGTTTCCGGAGCCGCTGTCGGCGACCACCTCGGAGACGTCGGCGTCCTCCACCTGAACGTCGCCGGAGCCGGAATCGGTGGCGATGCGGTCGGCCTTCGCGCCGCGGATCGTGATGTCGCCGGAGCCGACGTCGCACGAGAGAGAGCCGCCGTCGAAGGCGGAGATCGTGCAGTCGCCGCTGCCGGTGTCGCATTTCAGATCACCGCCCACGTCCGACACCTTCACGTCCCCCGAGCCCGTGTCCGCCCGGATCGAGCCGCGCACCCTCTCGAGCACGATGTCGCCGCTCGAGGTGTCGAACAGGATCTTCCCCTCCGCCCCGGTCCCCTCGAGCTTGCCGACCAGGTTTCGAAAGGTCGCCTCGACCGCGCGCTTCGGGATCTGGATCTCCACGTCGGCGTACAGGAGCGTCCCGGAGCTGGAGCTCACCTTCGCCTTGTGACCGTCGTACTTCGTCGTGGTGTTCGACCCGCCGAAGAGGCCGGCGAGGAACGACATGCCGTCGTCCGAGCGATGGCCGGGGTAGCGGATCGTGTCGTAGTCCGAGAGGGGGTAGCGCACGCGAAGGGTCGGCGTCCCGTCGTCCCCCGTCACCTGCAGGAACTGGACGCCTGCGGCCGCGGCGGCGTCCTCGGCGTGCACCGTGGCCGTGGCCACGACCCGATCCGACGATCCGACGGTGACCCTCATCACCCCCGCGAGGTTCTCGACGGCGAAGGCGCCGTGGACGTCGGCGGGGAGCTCGATCTTCAGCGTTCGCGTGGTCTCGGCGCCGGCCAGGGTGAGCGATGCGGCGGCGACGACCGCCGCGGTTGCGAGTCTGAAGCCCATGGACACCTCCCTCCGATGAAAAACAGGGGCTCCTACGGGCACCGGGAGCCCCGGGTTGCCCCGCGCCCGAAATAAGTCGCGGATCAGGGGGCCGACACGTTCGAAGTCCCAACGGCGAACCGGAGCGCGACCAGCGCGCGCACGCGCGCCACCCTCGCCGCCTCCTCACGTCCCGCGGCGGCCGCGAGGTCCGCGCGCCGCTCGGCGAGCTCCGTCTCGGTCGCCGACCCGGCGCCGTACAGGGCCTCCGCCTGGTCGAGGGCGGCCTGGGCCTGCTCGCGGACCGTTGCGGTGCGCGACTCGTCGAGGGCGGCGATGCGCAGGCCGGTCACGGCCTGGCGCACCTCGGTCTCGACCCTCCGGCCGAGCGCGGCGAGGGTCAGATCCGCCGCGCGCTGCTCCTCGGTCCGGCGCTCGATGACCGCGGTCCGTTCACCGGAATCGAAGAAGGTCCAGCGGAGCCCCGCCTGCAGGCGCGTATCGACCTTCTTGCCGTCGAACCCCTCGACGGTCGATGCGATGACCGCCCCCGAGACGCCCGCGTCGGGGCGGCGGGAGGCCGCGGACGCGACGACCCGCTCCCGCGACGCGGCGGCCCGGCCGCGCGCGGCGCCGACCTCGGTGCGCGCGCCGAGGGCCGTGGCGACGAGCGCGTCGGGATCCAGTTCTCCGGGCGGACCCGGAAGGCCCGCATCGGGGGCCGGCGGAAGGACGGGCACCCGGGCGAGCTGGAGGAGATGGCGAAGCCGCTCCCGTGCGAGGTCCTCGCTCGCGACAGCCGCGTCCCGGGAGCGCGTCGCCGCCTGGACGGCGAGATCGAGCTGCCGGACTCCGAGCGCGCTTCCCTCCCCCGCCGCGAGCCGCTCGCGGCCGAGGCGCGCCTGGGCCGCCGCCCGGTCCAGATCGGCGGCGGCGACCGAGAGGGCCGCCGTCGCCTGGAGCGCGTCGAGGTAGGCGGTCGCCGTCTCGTAGCGCACCTCCGCCTCGACCGTCGCCCGATCCGATCGGGAGGCGTCGATGTCGCGGGAGAGCGCCTCCTGCTCCCGCGCGTGCGAGGGCTGGTAGAAGTCCCAGCGCGCCTCGAGGCGGGCGTCCCCCTGGATCGTGTCCTGGAGCGTGCGCGGGCGCCCCGTGGGGCCTCCGATCTGGACGTCGAGAGCCGTGTTGTTCGTCAGGACCTCCGTCGCCAGATCGAGGGCCGGCCGCGTCCGCGCCCCCTCGGCGCGCCGACGGGCTTCCAGGCCCGCGCGCCCGGCGTCGCTGAGGCCCAGCCGCTCGTCGACGCGCACGGCGCGATCGAGCGCCTCGGCGTACGTGAGCGCGTCGTCCGCGCGCGGCGCCGGCGCGAAGCCTGCGGCGAGAAGAACCGTGACGGCGAGGATCGTGAGCCCTCTCATGCCAGCCTCTTTCTGAATCTCGCGACCGCGAGAGCGAGGACGACGACGAGGAACGCGAGCTGCGGCCACAGCCGCGGCACCACCGCCTCGGCGGGCAGCCCCTTCAGGAGCATGGCCCGGACCATCCTCAGGTAGTGGGTCGCCGGGATGACGCGGGAGACGAGCTGGATCGGCCGCGGCATGGCCGACAGCGGGAACATGAACCCCGACAGGAGGACCGTCGGCAGGAAGAAGAAGAACGCCATCTGCATCGCCTGGAGCTGGTTCTTCGCGAGCGTCGAGAGGAGGAGCCCCGTGGCCAGGTTGGCCACGATGAACACCGACGAGAACAGATACAGGGCGGCGACGCTGCCGTGGATGGGGACGGCGAAGACGAACCTGGCGATCGCCAGGACGATGGTCAGCTCGAAGTAGGCGATCCCGAGATATGGGAGAAGCTTTCCGAAAAGGAACTCGACCTTGCCGACGGGGGTCGTGATGATCATCTCCATCGTGCCGCGCTCCTGCTCGCGCGTCACGGAGAGCACCGTCATCAGCACGAGCGTCAGCGTGAGGATCACCGCGAGGAGACCGGGCACGATGTACCGCGACGACTCGAGGTCGGGGTTGTACCAGGCGCGGCGCGCGAGGGTCACCCGGGGCGCCTCCCCGGAGAGGCGGAGCGACTGGTCGAGCGCCACGGCGGAGGCGGCGTCCATGGCCGCCGAGACCGACATGGGATCGGACGCGTCGAGGAGGACCTGGACCTCCGCCGGCTCCTCGCGGTGGACCCGCCGCGCGTAGTCGTGCGGGATGACGATCGCCACGCCCACCTCCTCGCGCAGCAGCATCGAGCGCGCGACCGACTCGTCGGGGGCGGTGGCGATCGGATCGAAGTAGGTGGTGTTGCGGAAGCGCGCGACGAGGTCCCTCGACTCGCGCGTGCCGGAGGCGTCCGCGATGGCGGTCGGGAGGTGCCGCACGTCGGTGTCGATCGCGTATCCGAAGAGGAGGATCTGGACGATCGGGATCCCGATGATGAGCGCGAGCGTGACCCGATCGCGACGGAGCTGAATGAACTCCTTCCGGCTGACGTGGAGGAGGCGCGTGAGGCTCATCCCGTCATCTCCCTGCGAAGCTCGTCGGCGCTGTGGTGGATGAAGACGTCCTCCAGCGACGGGGCGTCGGCGTCGAGGCGCGTCACGGGGATCCCCGCCGCTTGAAGCGCCGACGCGATGCGCTCGCGGGCCGGCCCCTCGCGCGCGGCCACGACCCGCAGGACCGGGCCGAACGGAGCCACCTGATGCACCCCCGGAAGCCCGCGCAGCAGGATCATCGCCTCGCGCGGAGCGCGCGTCTCGAGGTTGTAGACCGCGATGTCCTTGACGCCGACGAGCTCCGCCGGCGATCCGCGCGCGATGATCCGCCCGTAGACCATGATCGCGATCTCGTGGCAGCGCTCGGCCTCGTCCATGTAATGCGTCGACACGAGAAAGGTCGTCCCGCCGAGGGCGAGGTCCGCGACGAGATCCCAGAACTGGCGGCGCGAGAGCGGATCGACTCCCGCCGTCGGCTCGTCGAGGATCATCAGCGGCGGAGCGTGCAGGAGCGCCGCCGCGAGCGCGAGGCGCTGTTTCCATCCGCCGGAAAGCGAGCCGGCCAGCTCTCGCCGCTTCCACGCGAGCGAGGTCGCGGCGACGATCTCCTCGATCCGTCCCTTCGACCGGCCCCCGGGGACGCCGTACACGCCGGCGAAGAACGCCAGGTTTTCCTCGACGGTGAGGTCCTCGTAGAGGGAGAACCGCTGCGTCATGTAGCCGATCCGCGCCTTCACCTTCTCGGGCTCGCGCGTCACGTCAACCCCGAGCACGGTCGCCGAGCCCGCGGTGGGAGAGAGGATGCCGCAGAGCATGCGGATCGTCGTCGACTTCCCCGAGCCGTTGGGCCCGAGGAATCCGAAGATCTGCCCGCGCCGCACCGTCAGATCGATCCCGCGCACCGCCTGCACGTGGCCGAAGCTGCGCGCGAGACCGCGCGCCTCGATGACGACGTCGTGATCGCCGGACCCGTCGATCATGGGCCGGCCACCTCGGCCGTGACGCCCGGGTGCAGCTCGGTCCCCGCCGGATCGATCGTGACGCGAACGCGGAAGACGAGCCGCGCCCGCTCCCGCGGGGTGAGGATGGCCCTCGGCGTGAACTCCGCCTCGGCCCCCATCTCGGTGACCGTTCCCTGGAACGCGCGATCGCCGAAGCCGTCGACCTTCGCCGGCAGCTTCGACCCGATGCGCAGGGCGGAGAGATCCTCCGGGGCGACGTAGATGTCGACGTATGGCGACGACGCGTCGCCGAGCTTGACGATCGGGCGCCCCGCGGGCACGACCTCGCCCACCTCGTAGTAGGTGTCGAGGACCACCGCGTCGGCCGGAGCCCGGAGCGTCATGCGATCGATGCGCTGGCGCACGATCTCGAGAGCGCGCGTCGCCGCGTCGAGCTCGCCGCGGGCGGCGTCGCGCTGCTCGCGGCGCTCACCGGCCTCGAGAAGCGAAAGGGCCGCCGACGCGCGCTCCGCGTCGTGGACCGACGTCTCCTCCGAGGCGCGCGCCCGATCCACAGCGGCCTGGCTCCCCGCGCCCGCCGCGAGGAGCTTTTCCGCTCGCGCCCTCTCCATTCTCGCGAGAGCGAGGGCCGTGTCGGCGGACTCTTTCCGTGCCCGCGCCTCTCGGACGTCCTCCGTTCTGGACCCGGCGGCCATCTCCCGCACCTTCGCGCCGCGCGAGCCCACCTCCGCCTCGAGCCGTCTCGCCTCGGCCTCGAGGAGCGAGGTGTCGAGCCGCGCGACGTCGTCGCCGGCGTGGACGCGCATCCCCTCGGCCGCCCGGCGCGCCACGAGCCTCTCGGTCTCCATGGGCGCGAGCCGCGTCTCCTTCATCTCGACGGTCCCCGCGTAGGGCCCCTCCTTGAGGGCGGACACCTCCGCGCCCGGAGACGGGCCGGCGGCCCACGACAGGATGAACAGGAAGAGGAGCGTTCGCTTCATCGATCCCCCTTGCGCTTCGAGGCGCGGCGCGGCGCGCGGTAGAGCCCGTCGCGCAGAAGCCGCCGGGTCTCGCCGACGACGGCGCGCCGCGTCGCCGGATTGAGCACGTCGACCCCGTAGGCCCGCAGGACGGGTCGGAACAGATGCCAGTAGAGGAAGAGCGAGGAGCAGAGAGCCGCCTGGATCCGGGGCGGGCCGCGCCGGACGGTCCCGGAGCGCTGGCCGCGCCTCAGCAGAGCCTCGAGCCTCCGAAGGCGCGGAAGGAGGAGACGCCCCGAGATGTCCCGAAGCCGCGGGCCGTCGCGCGACAGCTCGCGGAGCATCAGTCGCGGCATCACGTCGAACGCGGCGAGCCTCGCGTGCGCCGCGTCGATCAGCGCCTCGAGCGCGACGGGCTCCGCGCCGGCCGCGACGCCTTCGGCCCGCGCCGCAATCGTCGGATCGAACTCCGAGATGACGTCGAACAGGACGGCCGCCTTGAGCGCCTCCTTCGACCCGAAGTAGTAGTAGATCTGGCTGAGGTTCACGCCGGCGCGCGCCGCGATGTCGCGGATCGACACGTTGTCGGAGCCCCTCTCGAGCATCAGGTCCCGCGTCGAGCGCAGGAGGACCTTCCGGGGCGCCGTCGTCGCGGCGGTCCGCACCGTCCTGGTCGCAAGAGCCCGGGCCGCCATGCAGCCTCCTCAATCGAACGATTGATTGATTCTACCGGCGCGCCGAGGCGGGGTCAAGCGGAATCGGGGGCCTGCCGGACTACTCGGCGAGGAGGGACGCCAGGGCCTTTTCGAACGCGAGCGCCTCGTCGCTCCCCTCCCGGGTCTCGCCCGCGTGCCGGAGGCGCAGCCGCCCCAGCCGGTCCACGAGATAGATGGACGGCCAGACCTCGTTGCGGAGCGCGTCCCACATCCTGAAGTCGTTGTCGAGAACGACCGGGTAGGAGACGCCGAGCCGCTTCACCTCGGCGCGGACGTTGGCCGGGACCCTTTCCCGAGCGAACTCGGGCGCGTGCACGCCGACGATCGTCAGCCCGCGATCTCGGAACCGCCGGTCAAGCGACGCCACCCACGGCAGCGATCTCACGCAGTTGATTCACCCGAAGGTCCAGACGTCGAGAAGGACGACCTTTCCCCTGAGGTCCGACATCCGCAGGGGCGACGCGTTGATCCACGCCTCCGGGCTGGATGTCGGGAACTCCGGAGCCGGACGGAACGAGGAGGGATCGGCCGTCGCCGCGGCGAGCGCGAGGGCGGCGACGGACAGGGCCAGCCGATGGGATCCCGATATCAAGTCGCACCTCCGCGGGTTCGCGGCTATTCTACGGTGTCGGGCGCCCGCCCGGCCAGGGAGCCATCACTGGAACAGTTCCTCACCAACTGGGGTCTCATCGCCGTCTTCGCCGCGGCGATCGTCGAGGGGGACGTGTCGCTCGTCCTCGCGGGGTTCGTGGCCCGCATGGGATTCACGACGCTTCCGGCGACGGTCCTCATCGCCGCACTGGGCCTGCTGATCACGGACACCTTCTGGTTCGGCCTGGGTCGGTGGCGGTCCGGGTGGGTCCGCGGGACGAGGCTCTACGCCCGGGCGGAGCCGACGGTCCGCGCGGTCGCCGAGAGGCTCGGGCCGAGACAGATCATCCTCTCCCGCTTCGTGTACGGGACGAGGCTGCCGACGATGTTCTTCTGGGGTGTGCTCGGGCTATCCTTCACGCGGTTCTTCCTGCTGGACGTGTTCGGATGCCTCCTCTGGTCAACCCTCCTCGCCGGGGCCGGATTCGCCCTGAGCGAGAGCGCCTCCGCCCTGGTCGGCGAGGTGAAGAGAGTGGAGATATGGCTGCTGACCGCCTTGATTGCCGGAGTCCTCGTCCTCCTCGTCATGCGCCTCATCGCGCGACGGCGGCGCGTTTCGTCTCCGCAGCCCTCACCCTGACGCTCGGCCTCCCCCTCGCCGGCGCCGCCGGCCGAACCCCCGCGAACGCCGTCGTCAGGACGAGCCGCGGAGAGTTCAATCTCCTCGTCTACGCCCCGCGCGTCGAGACGGCGGCCACGACCGCTCCCGTCCCGGCGGACGACAAACCGCTCGTCCTCCTCGTCTCGGGCGAGGGGGGGTGGCGCAAGTTCGACGTGCTCGTGGCCGGATTCCTGAGCGACGCCGGCTACTGGGTCGGCGGCATCGACGCGATGAAGTACTTCTGGGAGGCGCAGGACGATCGCCAGGCGCTCGCGGCGGACGTCCGCGCGTACGTGGACACCCTCGCCGCCGCGGCGGGGCGAAGGCCCGGAGCCCCGGTCGTCCTCGCCGGCTTTTCGTTTGGCGCCGATCTCGCCCCCTGGGTCGCCGGGGCCGGGGGATGGAACGACCGGGTCCTCGGCATGATTCTCATGGGTCCGGACGCGACCGGGAGCCTCCAGTTCCGCATCCTCGAGATCATGGGGTTCGAGCCGAAGGAGCACATCTTTTCGGTGGCCGACGCGCTCGCGACCGCCCGCGGCGTCCCCGTCCTCTTCCTGCACGGCGAGAAGGACACCGATTCCGCCGCGCCGAGCCTCGTCGCCGGCGCCGGCGAGCCCAAGAGAATCGTCATCGTTCCGGGCGCGGACCACCACTTCTCCGGGAAGGAGGACGCGCTTCACGCCGAGATTCTCGGCGCCCTCGACTGGATTCGCGCGCAGAGGGGCGCGGCGGCGGGAGCGGCGAAGGAGAGATGAGCGGTCCCGCCATCGAGGAGCGCCCGGAGATCCGGGACGCGGCAGATCCCGGGGAGCCCGCGTCCGACGGGACGGGGTCGCAGCGTTTCTTTCTCGCGGCCTTCCTCACCCGCCTGGCCCCGTTCTGGCCGTGGGTCATCCTCGGCGGCCTCTCGTGGCTCGGCTGGCAGGAGCTGCGGGACATCGATCTCGCGACCGT
The sequence above is a segment of the Acidobacteriota bacterium genome. Coding sequences within it:
- a CDS encoding HlyD family efflux transporter periplasmic adaptor subunit, translating into MKRTLLFLFILSWAAGPSPGAEVSALKEGPYAGTVEMKETRLAPMETERLVARRAAEGMRVHAGDDVARLDTSLLEAEARRLEAEVGSRGAKVREMAAGSRTEDVREARARKESADTALALARMERARAEKLLAAGAGSQAAVDRARASEETSVHDAERASAALSLLEAGERREQRDAARGELDAATRALEIVRQRIDRMTLRAPADAVVLDTYYEVGEVVPAGRPIVKLGDASSPYVDIYVAPEDLSALRIGSKLPAKVDGFGDRAFQGTVTEMGAEAEFTPRAILTPRERARLVFRVRVTIDPAGTELHPGVTAEVAGP
- a CDS encoding DedA family protein is translated as MSGARPAREPSLEQFLTNWGLIAVFAAAIVEGDVSLVLAGFVARMGFTTLPATVLIAALGLLITDTFWFGLGRWRSGWVRGTRLYARAEPTVRAVAERLGPRQIILSRFVYGTRLPTMFFWGVLGLSFTRFFLLDVFGCLLWSTLLAGAGFALSESASALVGEVKRVEIWLLTALIAGVLVLLVMRLIARRRRVSSPQPSP
- a CDS encoding TetR/AcrR family transcriptional regulator; this encodes MAARALATRTVRTAATTAPRKVLLRSTRDLMLERGSDNVSIRDIAARAGVNLSQIYYYFGSKEALKAAVLFDVISEFDPTIAARAEGVAAGAEPVALEALIDAAHARLAAFDVMPRLMLRELSRDGPRLRDISGRLLLPRLRRLEALLRRGQRSGTVRRGPPRIQAALCSSLFLYWHLFRPVLRAYGVDVLNPATRRAVVGETRRLLRDGLYRAPRRASKRKGDR
- a CDS encoding ABC transporter ATP-binding protein; translated protein: MIDGSGDHDVVIEARGLARSFGHVQAVRGIDLTVRRGQIFGFLGPNGSGKSTTIRMLCGILSPTAGSATVLGVDVTREPEKVKARIGYMTQRFSLYEDLTVEENLAFFAGVYGVPGGRSKGRIEEIVAATSLAWKRRELAGSLSGGWKQRLALAAALLHAPPLMILDEPTAGVDPLSRRQFWDLVADLALGGTTFLVSTHYMDEAERCHEIAIMVYGRIIARGSPAELVGVKDIAVYNLETRAPREAMILLRGLPGVHQVAPFGPVLRVVAAREGPARERIASALQAAGIPVTRLDADAPSLEDVFIHHSADELRREMTG